In Capricornis sumatraensis isolate serow.1 chromosome 16, serow.2, whole genome shotgun sequence, a genomic segment contains:
- the ACCSL gene encoding probable inactive 1-aminocyclopropane-1-carboxylate synthase-like protein 2, with the protein MDVQGSRRCEQVDGSSQPAEASGNTQSTRGPSDTPHTPCVQMRGQALRYRSIHTQLMEMVLTLRQTVEDHITRLTTRPQRQDLALEEQWHGQAIREQEALLGRLLFQIVSFLPAGAPGDQSAQPPRTSTDSRGDVGGGQPVQANRQTGQMLYQESGFENTVISYDLSNRGIDISALYRLRFRDYDTYQGNKYHKDKNTLGYINLGTSENKLCTDLLAERLSQSDVTYIDEDLLQYSDWRGQPFLRKEVARFLTFYCKTPEPLDPENVVILNGCSAVCSALAMVLCDPGEAFLVPTPSHGGFAFSTHLYAKVKLVPVHLESQVTEANDYPFQLTVDKLEQALLRAKIEGKKVRGLVLMNPQNPLGDVYSQDSMMEYLEFAKKYNLHVIVDEMYMLSVFDEAITFHSVLSMKSLPDPNKTHVIWGASKDFCISGFRFGALYTHNREVASAMSCFGYLHSISGIAQYKLRQLLQDREWIDNIYLPSYHFRLQEAHKYVTHKLKALKVPFLNRGSGLYVWINLKQYLDPCTFDEELLLHRRFLDHKLILSPGKTFMCKEPGWFRLVFAARPHLLRSAMRRFQQVLAEQAQDCRVKLLEDAMKEEVSASQPEAPASPALRKS; encoded by the exons ATGGATGTCCAAGGCAGCCGTCGCTGTGAGCAGGTCGACG GTTCCAGCCAGCCTGCTGAGGCCAGTGGGAACACCCAGAGTACGAGGGGCCCATCAGACACCCCCCACACGCCCTGTGTCCAGATGAGGGGCCAGGCCCTCAGATACCGCAGCATCCACACCCAGCTGATGGAGATGGTGCTGACCTTGCGGCAGACTGTGGAGGATCACATCACGCGGCTGACGACCAGACCTCAGCGGCAGGACCTGGCGCTGGAGGAGCAGTGGCACGGCCAGGCCATCAGGGAGCAGGAGGCGCTCCTGGGTCGCTTATTGTTCCAGATCGTCAGCTTCCTGCCAGCTGGGGCCCCAGGCGACCAGAGCGCCCAACCACCTCGCACGTCCACGGACTCCAGGGGTGATGTCGGAGGTGGGCAGCCAGTCCAAGCAAACAGGCAGACTGGCCAGATGCTCTACCAAGAGAGTGGTTTTGAAAATACAGTTATCAGCTATGACCTGTCCAACCGTGGGATTGACATCTCTGCCTTATACCGCTTGAGATTCCGGGACTATGACACCTACCAAGGAAACAAATACCACAAGGACAAGAACACCTTG GGCTACATTAACCTTGGTACCAGTGAGAACAAGCTCTGTACTGATCTTCTGGCTGAGAGG TTGAGTCAGAGTGACGTGACCTACATTGATGAAGACCTACTGCAGTACTCTGATTGGAGAGGGCAGCCATT CCTGCGGAAAGAAGTGGCCCGGTTCCTGACCTTCTACTGTAAGACACCTGAGCCCCTTGACCCAGAAAAT GTGGTCATTCTAAACGGCTGCTCCGCTGTCTGCTCTGCTCTGGCCATGGTTCTGTGTGATCCAGGTG AGGCCTTTCtagtccccaccccctcccatggGGGCTTCGCCTTTAGTACCCACCTGTATGCGAAAGTCAAGCTGGTTCCTGTCCACCTGGAGAGTCAG gtcactgaGGCAAACGACTATCCTTTCCAGCTCACTGTGGATAAGCTGGAGCAAGCCCTGCTCAGGGCTAAGATTGAG GGGAAAAAGGTCAGAGGTCTTGTGCTAATGAACCCTCAGAATCCTCTGGGAGACGTCTACTCCCAAGACTCCATGATGGAATATCTGGAATTTGCCAAGAA GTACAACCTCCACGTGATTGTAGATGAGATGTACATGCTCTCTGTGTTTGATGAAGCCATCACATTCCACAGTGTTCTGAGCATGAAGAG tttgCCTGACCCCAACAAGACCCACGTGATCTGGGGCGCCAGTAAG GATTTCTGCATCTCTGGCTTCCGCTTTGGTGCCCTGTACACCCACAACAGGGAGGTGGCCTCTGCCATGAGCTGCTTCGGCTACCTCCACAGCATCTCTGGCATCGCCCAGTACAAGCTGCGTCAGCTGCTTCAGGACAGAG AATGGATTGACAATATATACCTGCCCAGCTATCACTTCCGGCTGCAGGAGGCTCACAAGTATGTCACTCACAAGCTAAAGGCATTGAAGGTCCCTTTTCTCAATCGTGGCTCCGGCCTCTATGTCTGGATCAACTTGAAACAG TACCTGGACCCGTGCACGTTTGACGAAGAGCTGCTCCTCCATCGCCGCTTCCTGGACCACAAGCTGATCTTGTCCCCGGGCAAGACCTTCATGTgtaaggagcctggctggttccGCCTCGTCTTTGCAGCCAGGCCCCACCTGCTAAGAAGCG CCATGCGTCGGTTCCAGCAGGTGCTAGCGGAGCAGGCGCAGGATTGCAGAGTGAAGCTGCTGGAGGATGCAATGAAGGAGGAAGTGTCTGCCTCTCAGCCAGAGGCTCCAGCCAGTCCCGCTCTCAGGAAGTCCTGA